AAAACGAGCTTAAAtaatgatttctttcttttttgtcttttccaaaCTGTACGAAAAGGATGGTCGAACTTACGTATAAGGTGGTGACAGTGCCCGCGGAGTTGCCGGGGACGAGCTTGATTTGCGTGTCGAATTTGCCATAGAGGTACTGGTTCTTGGACTTGAAGCCGGAGCCAGAGGCCTTGTCCAGGGAAAGGGTGACGAGCTGGCCGTTATCCAGTACCTTGACGCGGCCATCTCCGAAAGTGACATCAAAATCTTGGTAAAAGTTACCGGCCAAGGCAACCACGGAAGAGCCGATGAGGATCGCGCACACGACCAACATGGTCGTCCTAGGAAATGagtttgaagaaattgaggtGGGCATTGGCAAACGCTTTAGTCGCGGGTTTAGTTGAAGTGGGACTTCTTTACACTATGGAGGTGTGGGAAAGTGGGTGGTGGACTTTCTTGGGTTGTCGAAAGAACTTGGAACGCAAGGATGGTGGTGGTGCTAAGGCTAGGGATGGTATTTATATAGAAGGTGTTTGGCGTGTTGGGGAATGTTCCATTTGCGAAATGGGAAAACGCAATTTGGCTAATTCTTTTTTGGTTGGTGGGGAGGAGGTGAAGAGTTAACAGCTGGACACCAAAAACCAAGGTCGAAAAAGCATCCcgcatctttcaattttcaaaagggtCCCCGTCGTCATCATCAATGATGACGAACCAGTACAAATTCATTTCGTGAGCCTCTCCCGAAAAGACCTTTGCTTTTTGGTATTTCCGGGGGTGCTTCTGGGAGGGTGTTATGTGGTGGGAACCGGTATTTCCGGGGGTGCTTCTGGGAGGGTGTTATGTGGTGGGAACCGGTGGCCCAGGTAGGCTATAGAAGCAGAACGGGTGCTTCTTCCCTGCCGTCCTCCTTTGTGGATGAGGACTTGCGCGTCGAGTTCATTGGTTCCTCTTAGTGCAAAACCGCGTGCTATAAACTGGAAAGCGCTACACGATTGACTGACTAATCATGAGAGCCGTGGCCAGTGGGCTGTCTCCAGCAGCTTCTGGAGCGCAATTAAAACATGCCAGATTAGCAAATTTGTTAATGGAGGCAGTGATTACTACTTCCATAATGCTGGGGTCTTagataatcatcatcatcatcccaaTCTATAGATAAATATTTGAATAAGTTGATCATATTTAGACACCTTTAACAATTTTGCGCATCACTTTATAAATCAAGCTTAGTACCCtaaaaaactttcaattttaagTCCAGTTCCAAttttactccaaactttttaGGGGAAATCCCAATTCtatcctaaatctttttgtgTCCCATAAAAAATCACTAATTTTATATCCAATCTCTATtttgtcctaaatttttttgccCCATTAAAAACCATCAATTTTTACTCGAGTCACAAAATTGCCCATGTTGAGTCTCTATTCAAAATTTATCTTGACAACCGAGAGATGAGAAACTCTAAAGCGAGCTATTCGAGTGTCTTGAGCCGAGTGTCCCAAGCGTGAGCTCTCCGACCATGAGAGATGAAAGACTGAACACAAAATCAAAGAACCCCAAATAAGATGGAATAAAGACTCTAGCAATAGAAGAAAACCAACTTTAATTGCTCTAGTTTTTACtgaaatttcatattatataaaGTGTTGTTTGGGCTGACATGGAAATTCATctccaaaaaacattttcctggatatgaaatttgaaaaagaaaaaccagagCAATGATGTGAAAATACCATATAACTAAGAAAAATTTTGAACGGAGGGTTAATGGGGATTGATATGGGATTCAAGTgaaagttaataattttttatgagacaaaaaaaattcagagtAGAATTGTTACCCGACCAAAAGTTGAAGATATTTTTATGAGATGGAGTAAAGGTTTATGATAGAATTGAAATTGGATctaaatttggagtttttttggggctaaaaaaataaagttttacaccgtttttaatattttcaacatTGCCCATAACTTTTTGTGAATTACACGCATATAAGTTCTCAAAGGCTAGAGCCCAGAATGCTTTCTAGAAAGCTCTACCCATGTAAAGGCCAATGTCAGGACCGAAATCTTCGTGACTTGGAGCATGTTATGAGGTGACTTGTCGTCAAAAGATAGAATCTAAGTGGTTTCTAGAAATATCAACATTATTGGCCGAGacttagcattttttttttttatatgtaattGATATGGACCTCGCATGCGCGAAAATTATAACGAAGTTGATCTACGTGTGGAGACATATTCTATCTAGTAAATTACTAAATTTCCTTTTTCGTATAGAAGATTTAAATTACAAATACATGAGAGGGACATCATATTGCaccttattaaaaaaatcaaattaaattaagtcTCGGTTTGTGAACATACAAAGATGTACTTAAAAACATTACCAATCTCCAGCACAATTAAATGCGATAGGGGCTTAGGAAAAAGTATTCTATGCATCGGTTTTATAGCTAATGTGACATATTCGATATATTCCCATCAATTATTGTGTTTGAAATTTGAGACGACTGTTTCTAACTAGTCAATTTCATTGTGCATCTCTATCGCATCATATGCGGGAAAAGTGTTACAAAAGTCCCAGTATTGATTCcaatttaatttcaatcttTTGACGTGGTgacaatttaatcataaatctttagtcattccagctaattttggccggatatAGCTAATGTGAATGCCAGCCAACTTACATAACACGGCCAATGCTAACATTGACgacttttaacaatattttaatattttttcgaattttttatttattttctttttccttttcctttttatttttttccttttttccttctcttccttcttactCCAACCGAACGTCGGACCAACCACTAGCAAGACTTGAGCCCCTTGACCACAAGGTTGGGCCTTGCCTATTGCCAGTGAGATCAACTTCATTGGCCCTTGCCAATCATCAACCTCGGCAACCAATCggacaaagaaggaaaataatgaaaacaaatgaaaaggaaaatgaaaatttaaaaaatcgaaaaaatatcgagatattattaaaattatccacgtcaacgCTGCTTGTACCACGTAAATCGATCAGTATCTACATCAGTTATATCCAACTAAGATTAGCTAAAATGACTTAACTGACACCagatcaaaagatttaggattaaattggtactaataaaaaaaaaatttaggactaaattcatataaatatatagtAGATTTGACTTTTCTTACACTTTTCCACATCGAATACTGTACAAGATACTTCTCAAGAGGTCCGAGGTTCCACTTAAGCACATCATCTCAAAAAGCTTTTTGCAAGCAACAAGCAAAGTCCACCACAAAAGCGTTTTGGAGTGGGAAAAAGGTTGAAGCTATAAATGCATATCCTTCTTGAGTAGTTGGCTGTCTCTGACTCTTTAATATAAGTAGCCGCCGACCGATTTCATCTGTCGCGAAAGCATTAACCTACGTAGGTGTCTATGCGATATGTCTTAGCTTAAGTGAGTCGGTCTTAAAGCAAAGGAAAGAGGCGCACAAGTCAACCATCAATTACCACATCTCGACATTAAGTTCGGCTACGGACGACACGCGTTTAGGCCTACAAACCGCAGCATACAGCAAAGAAAACATGCAACTGATCAAGATATTTAATTCGAAGAAGCGTTCTTCCTTCCGATGTTTTCAATGAAGGAAGGAATAATTTAATCTTAACCTAGCAATCACTTTAGCGATCAGCTTGTTTAGTCGTCCTTTTCTTTGATCAGGTAAAGGAGAAAGCCACCTTTGTCTACACTAGCTTGCTTGTATTTAATTGAGTAATAATCCAGTAGTGGTAGTAGGTTGAATTGGCCCCCgaaaaagaacttattttatTATGGATGAATAATGTTGTGCATTCGACGAAAGAAAGACATGCTTAAATTGCAACGCGTGGTGTCTCGCACCGTGCAGAGAATCCCCCCAAAACAACACGCGCCCACCACCCCCCAATCCTCAGAAAGTGGGATTCTTGTCCTGTGGCGGACTTCCCCCTCCCCTTGAAAGGAGTCCTAAAATTAGTCGACACTCGCTTATATTTTTGTGGTAGATAGTTCATTGAGTTTACGTACTATTACCATTTGCCTGAAACCTTCTAATTATAAAAGAAGCATCTCCCTTTTGAAATTGGCACAGTAAGCATAGCACTAATGTGCTTGCATTAAGCACTGTGTGGCAGTTTCTTATATGTTGAGGAAACTAAAATGATGTGAATTAAGAGTCTTAACGTTCTCATTCCAATACGATAACACCGTTCTAGGCGATGTACATTAGATTAAATCGAGTCTAGGTATAATACGATGGGAAATATGGGGGGTATACCAAGCTTAATTGGTGCGTTTCAGGGGATTTTCTTCGAGTGGAGTATGAAGATTCGGGATGAACAGCCCGCAGATTAGATGTCAAAGGCGTACGGTCAGGGCCCGACAAACCCGGTGTCGGTGAGTGAGAGGCACGAGATAAGTGCGAGGGCTCTGGACAAGCAGAAACAGGCTCAGGAATCGAACAAGTGTTGTCCCATTGATTCCTCTCTGAGCGGTCGCTCGTGGGACCACGCCATCCTCTCGCCTTTCTTCCTGGCCTCTTTCCCTTCCCTCTCGCCATCTGTTGCTTCTCCTCCCTACTTGGCATTTCCCTCTTAAAATCCTCCCTCGCTCTCTCACCTCTTAAATCCCCGTCGTTCCCATATATAAGGCGGGGACCCATAAGccgaagagaaggaagaaggagccAAAGCACATGCACTCGAAAGATCTCCGTCGTGACACTTTCGCTGGATAAGTTTCTAGCTACTTCGCCATCAATATGGGTTCTCCCTCATCCGAAGCGAAGGGTTTGGTTTTATGTGTACTTTCCATGGTGGCTTGGTCAGGCTTATCGCTGGTTGCTCGAGCGAGTGACTTCAACAAGGACTTTGACATCAATTGGGGCGATGGACGTGCCAAAATACTCGACTCCGGAGACgttctcacgctctctctcgaCAAGGACTCCGGTTCCGGCTTCCAATCCAAGAACCAGTACTTGTTTGGGAAAATCAACATGCAAATTAAGCTAGTCCCAGGGAATTCAGCCGGCACCGTCACCTCCTACTACGTAGCTCTTTGCACATATATATGTGCACAATCTTTTAATTAATCATTACAAGAAATTAGCGATGATGGTATACGCTAACTGACGAGTTCGTTGTTGTGGATTTTGGTTTGTGCAGTTGAAATCGGAGGGGACATCGTGGGATGAAATAGATTTTGAGTTCTTGGGGAATTTGAGCGGTGACCCTTATGTGATGCACACCAATGTGTACACCCAAGGCAAAGGCGACCGAGAGCAACAGTTCTACCTTTGGTTCGATCCCACCGCTGATTTCCACACCTATTCGATCCTTTGGAATCCACAGACCATCATGTAATGCATTTTATTATCTACCAAATGACGCTAGAATCATATAGTGACCGATTTACAAAAGTTCTACAGattaaaattacaagttttgttgaATAACATGAATATACTTATCACATCATCTACTCATAATGAAAGGACTTTAATCAATCATATGTACTTGTAGCTTTGCTAATTTCTCTTGAGTCGCACGACCATTCAAGGAATTGAATAATGCTAGACCGAAATATTTGCAAAGATTGGTGTAAAAAAAGTTATGTGCAGCTATAAGCTACTTCTTGCTTATTCTCCTCGAAGATAATTACAGTTGGCATGCtgcttttttctctctatttttccagattttccgTGGACAACACACCCATCAGGGAGTTCAGGAACCTGGGGTCAAACGGCGTGGCCTTCCCAAAGAGCCAGCCGATGAGACTCCACTCCACGCTGTGGAACGCCGACGATTGGGCCACGAGAGGCGGCCTCGTGAAGACGGATTGGAGACAAGCTCCGTTCACGGCTTCCTACCGGAGCTTCAGCGCCGAGGCCTGCGTTTGGGTCTCCGGGTCGTCGTCCTGTGGCCCCATGGACCAGCCGGGGTGGTTCACGGCGAAGATGGACGCAGATGGACAAGCGAAAATGAAGTCGGTGCAAAGGGAATACATGATCTATAACTACTGTACCGACACTAAACGCTTCCCTAGTGGATTTGCTCCCGAGTGTGCTATCATGTAAAGAGCTTATGAGGTGTCGTATTATATGTGTGGCGTGTATAGTGTGCAAGAATAATGGCAACCCGAGAGATGTGCTGATATTGGATGTGTAGCACTTAATATGAATATATGTATTTTGTGATGTGGTCTTTGgtttatgaaaaagaaaggaccAATCTCATCAACAAAATAATGTCTGGTGAGATTTGGGATGGTAATTGTACCTTAAGAAAAGGCGATCCTAAATAGGGAACACCGATTTGTGCATTGGGATAAGAAACataaattgtgttttttttttaatcaaccTAGGCCCTTTGGAATTGAGGATATGcattcaaatataatttaagaCAATTTAAGGGAAATCAATTGATGTACAATCGATactatgaaaaattcaaaatcaatacacttgtgataaattcattttggactcataaaaaattctaaactgatACACACGTGACACATGGATTCTCCTTGGTTGCCATCAAATTTCACTTTGAAATTGCTTAACTGAATGACACTTGCATTAACTTAGTTGATACAATAAGTCCACGTGGAAATTTATAACTCTCTATTCGGTTTCTTCAATTGGCcctaatttgaaaataaatagagCTCATTCTCTGTCTCCCTCAAAGcacgaaaaatcctaaatcgtCATCCGGCGAATTTCGTTGACAAAGCTGGAAGGTGACGAGCTTTCTTGGAACCACTTCCAATGGAAGCCATTGAACATCCTAACTTGGTGATTTTGATGAGTTAGACAAACTAgtctggaaaaaagaaaattgaaggcgAGAAGATAATCAGATATAACAGTGTGCTCAAATGAGTTTTGTGTTATCCATGCCTTTTTAATCAACCAAAGCCTTTTGGAATTGAGAATAAGCCTAGTTTCCTACTACTTCTATTTTGACAACTCAAATTAAGTTCTCTCCCATGGCGGCCAAAATACTATAATCCCAGTTTCCTCCTACCACCTTTTTGACAGTTGAGTTATCCAAATGGAAGTAGAACCGGGTGCAGCACTGACCGGTAAATCTGTGGTAGAAGAAGAGCTGGCAATCCATCAACTCTCGGTCAATAAAGAGTTTTGGGAAAAGCAGCGACCGCTCACGGTAAAGCATGTAGCTGGCGGTGAACAGACGATAAAGCTCGTCTCTGTGTGGGGAAGCTTCGTGTCGTCTCGAACCGCGTCGCTTCATAATTTCTTTGCATGGTGGATGTGGGTTGGTAATGTCGCTTCTTGCCCTCTTCTTTtcgaaaacatttttatattggaAGCCAACTGTCCACAGCCAAGTTGGTGTAGAGGTTTGACCCCCACCAATCAATCCTTCTTTGCCTCTCCTCTTCTCTCACACGCTTTTCTTCCTTGGCCCGAAGCTATAAAAACCGCCTCCACATCTCTCCCATTTCATCAAGCAACACTAACCgccacttctctctctcctctacaGTCTTCGCTCTCAAATCATCTCATTGGCATTTGCATCTCTTCAGCAActacagcagcagcagcaacagaaaACAAAACGCGCCCAATATGGCCTCTCGGTCCACTTCTTCTCTTTGTACCGCCGCGCTTCTTCTTATCATGGTCGTTTCTTGGGCAACATCCGCTTCCGCCCGCAACTTTTATCAAGACTTCGACATAACCTGGGGAGATGGCCGAGCTCAGATCCTCAACAATGGCGACCTCCTCACTCTCTCCCTTGACAAGGCCTCCGGCTCCGGCTTCCAGTCCAAGAACGAGTACTTGTTCGGCAAGATTGACATGCAGCTCAAGCTCGTTCCTGGCAACTCCGCAGGCACTGTCACCGCATACTATGTAAGTCTCCTTCTTAATCAGTTTGTGCCCCTTTATCTTCAagcttccttcttttcttctcgaTCAGATTTTGAACTTTTGCTATGTTGTGATTCTACAGTTATCTTCAAATGGGTCAACGTGGGACGAGATAGACTTCGAGTTCTTGGGGAACTTGAGCGGCGATCCCTACATTCTTCACACCAACGTGTTCAGCCAAGGCAAGGGCAACCGAGAGCAGCAATTCTATCTCTGGTTCGACCCAACTGCTGATTTCCACACCTACTCCATCCTCTGGAATCCACAACGCATCATGTAAGAGTCTGAAACGCTCAAACTGCGATCTTACTTGCATTTACGTTGCACTGCACTTTTCTCTGCAGCATTTACTTAAAACTTTTGTGGCAACCATTGCAGATTCTCAGTGGACGGGACTCCGATCAGAGAGTTCAAGAACGCAGAGTCCATCGGTGTTCCTTTCCCCAAGGCCCAGCCCATGAGGATATTCTCGAGCCTCTGGAACGCAGACGACTGGGCGACCAGAGGCGGCCTAGTGAAGACGGACTGGACGCAAGCGCCCTTCACTGCTTCCTACAGGAACTTCAACGCCGATAACGCCTGCGTTTGGTCATCTGGGTCATCGTCTTGCACttcgtcttcatcttcttcggatGGTAATGCATGGCTATCAGAAGAGCTTGACTCGACAAGCCAAGAGAGGCTCAAGTGGGTGCAGAGCAACTACATGATCTACAACTACTGCTCGGATGCCAAAAGATTCCCCCAGGGCTTCCCTCCTGAGTGCACCATGTCCTAGACGACACGAGACGTTgattttgtagaaaattctctttcttttttttacgtTTTTTTCCCGAGACAACTCTATTAATTTGTTAATCTCTCTCTGCTACCGAGAAGCAATtgatattcttttattctttgacATGTGTAACATTCTTGTCTGTACTCAATAAAACAGAAAATCATCTTGGATTTGATAGCATTGCTGCGATTTGGTGAGTGGATACAACGCAGaacaaaattaatggaatgaaAATGGATTTTACAGACTAGCTTCTGCCTTGAACATGAAATTGATGACAGAATTGATTACGCTGTTGTAGCTCAGAAAATTTGATAAGCGCTACATTGAGCTAGTCTTGTTTTTACGCTGAGGTATCCTCATCAAGGGACTGATTTGGCCGACATTTCTTACTGGTCCTTGTGTTTCACGGAAGTACCAACCGTAGACAACCGATAATCATCATACCCTCATGACCAGACGAGCTCTCCAACTCTGCAAACTCAAAAAATATCATTGACTCCAACATAGAATTAACCGCAATATATGGCTGATA
This genomic stretch from Eucalyptus grandis isolate ANBG69807.140 chromosome 3, ASM1654582v1, whole genome shotgun sequence harbors:
- the LOC104435965 gene encoding probable xyloglucan endotransglucosylase/hydrolase protein 25; translation: MGSPSSEAKGLVLCVLSMVAWSGLSLVARASDFNKDFDINWGDGRAKILDSGDVLTLSLDKDSGSGFQSKNQYLFGKINMQIKLVPGNSAGTVTSYYLKSEGTSWDEIDFEFLGNLSGDPYVMHTNVYTQGKGDREQQFYLWFDPTADFHTYSILWNPQTIIFSVDNTPIREFRNLGSNGVAFPKSQPMRLHSTLWNADDWATRGGLVKTDWRQAPFTASYRSFSAEACVWVSGSSSCGPMDQPGWFTAKMDADGQAKMKSVQREYMIYNYCTDTKRFPSGFAPECAIM
- the LOC104435966 gene encoding probable xyloglucan endotransglucosylase/hydrolase protein 23 → MASRSTSSLCTAALLLIMVVSWATSASARNFYQDFDITWGDGRAQILNNGDLLTLSLDKASGSGFQSKNEYLFGKIDMQLKLVPGNSAGTVTAYYLSSNGSTWDEIDFEFLGNLSGDPYILHTNVFSQGKGNREQQFYLWFDPTADFHTYSILWNPQRIIFSVDGTPIREFKNAESIGVPFPKAQPMRIFSSLWNADDWATRGGLVKTDWTQAPFTASYRNFNADNACVWSSGSSSCTSSSSSSDGNAWLSEELDSTSQERLKWVQSNYMIYNYCSDAKRFPQGFPPECTMS